The DNA sequence GAAAAAAGAAGCGGACGGCGTTCGCGCTTGTGAAAACGAGCCAACGGTATTCGCCAAGCCGCTCAACCATAGAAGCGATTTCTTCCGGCGCCGCCGGTCGGATGGCAATGAGCGGGATCTCGACCGGCACGGCGCCGACAGCGCGCAGCTTGGCAGAAAACGATGCCGCCTGCTCTTTGCCGCGCGTCACGAGCACCGTTTTGCCGGCGAGCGCGCTGTGTGTCATGATTGGCTCAACTCCTGTTTCACCCGCTCGATGAGCGCTTTCGCCCCTTGTTCGATCAAGACAGCAGCCGCCTGTCGGCCGACCGCTTCCGGATCGGCGCCAGTGACGATTTCTTTATACATTTCTTTGCCATCCGGGGAGGCGACAAGCGCGGTAAGACGCACCGTCCCCTCCTTCACTTCCGCATAGCCGGCAATCGGCACTTGACAGCCTCCTTCCATTTGCTGCAAAAAGGCGCGCTCCGCCCGAACAGCCCGCTCGGTTTGCTCGTCGTTTAACCGGCTGAGCCATTGGCGCAATTCGTCATCATCCTCCCGGCATTCGACCGCCAGCGCCCCTTGGCCGACCGCCGGAACACAGACATCAAAAGGAAGATAGTCGCTGATGACGTCATCGCCCCAACCCATGCGCGCAAGACCCGCCGCCGCTAACACGATCGCATCGTACTCTTCGCTTTCGAGCTTCGCCAACCTTGTGTCAATATTGCCGCGAATCCATTTGATCGTCAAATCCGGGCGATAGGCAAGCAGCTGCGCCGAACGGCGCAAGCTGCTCGTGCCAATGACCGACCCAGGCGGCAAGTCGGAGAGCATCCGGTTTCCTTTGCTGACAAGCACATCGCGTGCATCTTCGCGGCGCGGAACCGCACCGATCACTAAACCTTCGGGCAGCACAGCCGGCATATCTTTCATGCTATGGACCGCCATATCGATGCCGCCGGCGAGCAATTCATGCTCAATCTCTTTCACAAACAACCCTTTGCCCCCGACTTTCGAGAGCGTAACATCAAGCACCCGATCTCCTTTCGTGACGATTTCTTTCACTTCAAACGTAAACGGCGCCCCAAGCTGTTTCAATTCGTTGATCACCCACTTCGTCTGGGTCAAGGCAAGCTTGCTGCGCCGCGAGCCAACGACAATGTTCCGCATCTCGTTCCACCTCGATTACGAATACCAGAAATGAAATTTTGACAAACTACCAAACAAGAAAAAGTTGACAAGCAAAAATAAAAACGAACCGATATTCCATAGCGCGATCGCCTTCCCTTGCATCTGCCGGACGGCTCGCTTGTAAAAATAGACGCCATAGACGAGAAGAACGACAAACGACCCAAGCACTTTCGCATCATACCAATGGAAATGGCCGATTTGAATATACGCCCAAATCACGCCAAGAATGAGCCCTAATAACAACATAGGCAAGCCGAGCGCGTTTAAAACATACGACAAACAATCAAGCCGCGACAAATCCGCCATGCGCCAAAGGCGCGCCCCCCACTTTTTCTTTTTCAGCAAACTGTACTGCAACATGTAAAGCACCGAAAACAGAAACGACAGCGTAAACGCCGCATACGCTCCGAGCGAAAGGGTGATGTGGATGATCAGCAGCTCCGAGACGAGCCGCTCCGCAACAGCCGGCGACTGCGAAGACGGTGCAAACGTATGAATGGCCAAAATAAAAAAAGCAAGCACGTTCGTAAAAAAGACGATGAAATCGACGCGCAGCAGCCGATTGATGACGAGCGACAGCGTAATGAGCAGCCAAGCGTAAAAATAAAGCCCTTCCGACATCGTTAAAATCGGAAAGCGCTTCGTCTCCATGATGCGAGAAACAAACGTCACTGTCTGCAAAAGCCACACAATAGAAAGCAACCAGAAGGCGATGTCGTTCGCCTTCCGGTTTTGTTGCAAAAAATCGATGAAATAGAATAGGATCGAAGCGATGTAAAGCAAAATGGACAACTCATACAACAGCGCCACCATCCATCCCACCTTACAGCTGCCATGATGGGCGGGCGGCACGGACCGCTTCCGCGTCTTGTTCATCGCATTGCACGGATTTCGCCTGCTCTATATGCCGCTCGGCTTTCACCGCATCTTCGATATTGAAAATTTTCATAAACAGCAAAAGCGCCTCCTCGGCATTCGGGCCGGCGGCGAGTTCCTTCGCCTGCAAAATCGGATCGCGGAGCAGCTGGTTAATAATGCTTTTCGTATGCTTATTCAACACTTTCCAGTCGCGCTCCGACAAATGCGGCAGTTTCCGCTCCAAACTTTTCATCGTTTCTGCTTGAATGGCCAGCGCCTTTTCGCGCAATGCGGCAATGACTGGCACGACGCCGAGCGTCTGCAGCCATTGGCTAAACGCCATAAGTTCCGCTTCGATCATCGTTTCAATGCGAGCCGCTGCCTTTTGCCGTTCCGCCAAGTTGGCCGCCACCACATCTTGCAAATCGTCAATGTCGTACAAAAACACCGTTTCCAAATCAGCCAACGCCGGATCCAAATCGCGCGGCACCGCGATGTCAACCATAAAGAGCGGGCGGCCTTTGCGCATTTTCTCAAGCGGCGCCACCATTTCCTTCGTCAAAATATAGCCTTTGGCTCCCGTCGAGCTGATGACGATATCTGCTTCCAGCAAAGCGCATGACAATTCGCCGAGCGGCTTCGCTTCGCCGGCAAACTGCTTAGCAAGCTGTTTCGCTTTTTCAAGCGTCCGATTGACAACCGTCACCTTCCCGACGCCGCTGCCGTACAAGTTTTGCGCCGCCAGCGTCCCCATTTTGCCGGCCCCGATAATCAAGACGTGCTTGCCGGCAAGGCGGCCGAAAATTTTCTTCGCCAGCTCAACCGCCGCATAGCTGACCGATACAGCGTGCGCGCCGATGCCCGTTTCCGAGTGGGCGCGCTTCGCAAAGGTCACCGCCTGCTTGAACAGATGATTGAAAATCGTGCCGCTCGTCCCGACCTCTTGAGCGAGCAAATAGCTGTCTTTCACTTGCCCTAAAATTTGCGTTTCCCCAAGCACCATCGAATCAAGGCCGGCCGCCACGCGGAACAAATGCTTTATGGCCGCTTCTCCTTCAAGCACACGCAAATACGGAGCAATCGCTTCCACTTTGACGCCAAACCATTCGGCTAAAAATGCTTTCATATAGTAACGTCCGGTATGCAGTTGATCAACCACTGCATAAACTTCCGTCCGGTTGCACGTCGAGACGATCACATTTTCGAGTACGCTTTTTTGCTCGGCGAGCTGTTTCATCGCCGCACCGAGTTCCGCTTCTGCAAACGCGAGCTTTTCGCGGATTTCTACAGGGGCGGTTCTATAGTCGACGCCAACGACTACGATTTGCACGATGCCATCCCCCTTATTGACCGAATCCCTTCCATCATTATATCACAACTGTCCATCGTTCCGATTTAAAAAAATTGTGAACATGCCTCCAAAGCTATGCTAAACTGTAGACAGTGATCATTCTATCATAAACATGTCCAAAAGGGAAACGGAGGACGCGACGATCATGAAAACCCGAACGGTATTCGCCGGCATCTTGTTCATCGGCCTCGGGCTGTATTTTCTCGCCGGACAGTTGGAATCCCCCCTTTTCCATTTCTTCCAAGGGTGGCCGGCCTTGCTTGCCATTTGCGGCGCGGCTTTGCTTGGCCAGGCGCATTCAGCGCGTGAATATGCTTACCTTTTCCCCGGCTTTCTTTTACTCGGATTTGGCGTTGAGTTGCTCCTTGCGAGTGCATTTTCGGCCTGGCCCCGCGGCGTGAACATGTTTTTTTTCCTCATTGCGTTCGCTTTTTTCGCCAGCAGCCGCAAACAAAAAGGCGGGGCCGGCTTTGGCGTACTTTTCTTGCTTCTCGCTGTCGTGCTGACGTTTTCCGGGCGCGGCCAGCCGTTCTTTCACCTCGTCCAAGCCGGACTTTCCTCTGTCTGGAAGTTTTGGCCGCTCGGACTCATCGCCATCGGCGTCTATCTATTATGGACTAGGCGAAAATAGCCTTGGAAGTGAAAACACCAGCGGAATCGCTGGTGTTTTCGTCATGAGGACACAAACGGCAAAAGCGCCGCCCATGCTTCGTCTTTCCCTTGTCCGGTCTCGGCGGAAAACAAAATGAGCGGGTCGCCGTCAGCCATCCGCAGCGTCTCGCGCGCGATTTTCGCGTGTTTTTGATGCTTGCCGCGCGGCACTTTATCCGCTTTCGTCGCGATGACGATCACCGGGATCTCGTAATGTTTCAAAAACTCGTACATCATCACATCGTCTTTCGTCGGCGGATGGCGCAAATCAACGAGCAGGACCGCCGCCTTAAGCACCTCGCGCGTCGTAAAGTACGTCTCCATCATGTTCCCCCATTTTTGCCGCTCCTGCTTCGACACGCGGGCGAAACCATAACCTGGCACGTCCACAAAGTAAAACGAGTCGTTAATCAAATAAAAATTCAACGTTTGCGTTTTCCCTGGCTTTGAGGAGGTGCGCGCCAAGTTTTTCCGGTTGATCATTTTGTTGATGAATGATGATTTGCCGACGTTCGAACGGCCGGCGAGCGCCACCTCTGGCCGTCCGCCGTCCGGATATTGTTCCGGCTTGACGGCACTGGTCACAAGCTCTGCTTTCTTCACATTCATCGCTTCCACCCCACCAGCGCGTGCGGCAGCACCTCATCGAGATGGGAGACGAGCACAAAGCGCAAGTCGCGCTTCACCGTTTCCGGAATGTCCGCTAAATCTTTTTCATTGTCTTTTGGCAAAATGACCGTTTTCAGCCCGGCGCGGTGGGCACTTAACGTTTTCTCTTTCAAGCCTCCGATCGCAAGCACCCTGCCGCGCAGCGTAATTTCGCCGGTCATGCCAACAAAGCGGCTCACCGGCTTGCCCGTCAGCGCGGAAATGAGTGCGGTGGCGATCGTAATGCCTGCAGACGGCCCGTCTTTTGGCACCGCACCCTCCGGGACATGGATATGGATATCGTACATTTCATGGAATTTCGGATCGATGCCGAGTTCCTCAGCGCGCGATCGAACATAACTGAACGCCGCCTGCGCCGATTCTTTCATCACATCGCCGAGTTTTCCGGTCAACACAAGTTTGCCGTTACCTTTCGCGAGCGACACCTCAATGGCGAGCGTATCGCCGCCAAACGCGGTGTACGCAAGACCGGTCGCCACGCCGATCTGGTCCTCCGCTTCCGCCTGTCCATAGCGGTATTTTCGTTTTCCTAAAAATTCTTCGAGATTGTTTTCTGTGATGACGACCCGTTTTTTCTCACCGGAGACAATGAGGCGGGCCGCCTTCCGGCAAATCGCCGCCAACTGTCGCTCCAGCTCCCGCACTCCAGCTTCGCGCGTATAATGGCGGATGATGGCAAGCATCGCATCATCGCGCACTTGCAGCGCCGCTTTTTTCAAGCCGTGCTCATCGAGCTGCTTCGGCAGCAAATGCCGCTTCGCAATATGGAGCTTTTCAACTTCGGTATAGCCCGGAATCTCAATCACTTCCATCCGGTCCAACAGCGGCTGCGGAATCGCCGCCAAATAGTTGGCAGTCGCAATAAACATTACCTTCGACAAATCGTACGGCTCTTCAATGTAATGGTCGCTGAACGTATGATTTTGCTCCGGGTCAAGCACCTCCAGCATGGCCGCCGATGGATCGCCACGGAAATCACTCGACATTTTGTCGATTTCATCAAGCAAGAAGACGGGGTTGATCGTGCCTGCTTTTTTCATCCCTTGGATAATGCGTCCCGGCATGGCGCCGACATACGTGCGGCGATGGCCGCGAATTTCCGATTCGTCGCGGACGCCGCCGAGCGAAACGCGGACGAAGCGGCGGCCGAGCGCTTTGGCGATCGAGCGAGCGAGCGACGTTTTGCCGACCCCCGGCGGTCCGGCGAGGCAAAGAATCGGACCTTTTAACGATTTCGTCAGCTGTTTGACAGATAAAAATTCAAGCACCCGTTCTTTCACTTTATCGAGCCCGTAATGCTCCTCGTTTAAAATCGCTTCCGCCTGCTTAATGTCGTGGATGTCTTCTGTTTCTTTCGACCACGGCAAGGCGATGAGCCAATCGAGGTAGTTGCGAATGACTGTGCTTTCCGCTGAGGTCGCCGGAATTTTTTCATAGCGGTCAAGCTCCTTCAATGCCGTTTGTTTCACATGCTCCGGCATGCCGGCCGCCTCGATTTTTTCTTTCAGCTCCTCGACTTCGCCCGTTTTTCCTTCTTTTTCGCCAAGCTCTTTTTGAATCGCCTTCATTTGCTCGCGCAAATAATACTCTTTTTGCGTCCGCTCCATCGACTGCTTGACGCGGGCGCTGATCTTTTTCTCAAGCTGGAGCACTTCTTTTTCGTTGTGCAAAATTTGGATGATTTTATTGAGGCGCTCTTTCACGTCGATCGTTTCTAAAATACGCTGTTTTTCCTCAAGCTTAAGTGGCAAGTGCGAGGCGATGATGTCCGCCATTCGCCCCGGCTCATCGATGTCGACGATCGAGGCGTAAATGTCGACCGACAGCCGCTTGGACAAGTTTATGTACTGCTCGAAATATTCAAGCATCGTCCGCTTGAGCGCCTCATCTTCTAAATCTTTCGCCGCCCGATCAGCAAACTTTTCGACTTTGACGAGAAAGTACGGCTCCTCGCTGATCACTTCCGTAATGAGCGCCCGAGCGACGCCTTCGACAAGCACGCGGAACGTGCCGTTCGGGAGTTTTAGAAGTTGCTTGACGCGCGCGATCGTTCCCATTTTATATAAGTCATCCATGTCCGGTTCGTCGATGGCAACGTCTTTTTGCGACGTCAGCAAAATCATATGATCCTCAACCATGGCTTGTTCGAGCGCTTTGACCGATTTCTCGCGCCCGACATCCAAATGGAGCACCATCGTCGGAAACACGAGCAGCCCACGCAGCGGCAAAAGCGGAACGACCGTCTCCTTTTTCTTTCCGTTCACGCCGAACACCTCCATCTCTCGCTTCTATTCGTTTATTGTATAGTACGGTAGCCGGGTTTGTAAAATTTGACGAACGAAAAAGCGCGCGGCGCTCCATCTGCATGCAAAGAAAAACCGACTTCAGCGACGATCCGCTTGCGCCGAAGCCGTACATAAAAGAGAGGCCGGGCGAACCGCCCGACTCGGTTGCGAGCGGATCGCCCGCTTTCGTTGCCAATCGTTCGCCTTGCCGCCGTTTCCTTTGGCTAGACGAGCTTTTTCTCCGAGCGGTCCATAGCCGCTGGCAGCAGCACGGAGCCGCGGCGGAGCGCCTCTTCGTCGAACACATGGACGAGCACTTCCTCGAGGCGGCGGACGGCGATGATTTGAATGCCGCTGACTTCGCCTAGCAACGATTGCATATTCTCAATCGGGATGATGACTTTTTTCGCCCCAGCTTGTTTGGCCGCTTTGATTTTGGCGAACACGCCGCCGACCGGTTTCACGCAGCCACGGATACTGATTTCTCCGGTCATCGCGACCGTATGATCGACTGGAAGCTGGTAAATGGCGGAATAAATGCCGACTGCAATCGCCACCCCGGCTGAAGGGCCGTCAACCGGCACCCCGCCCGGGAAGTTGACATGAATGTCGTAACGGTCGGCCGGCACGCCCATCGCCCGCAACACAGTGATGACGTTTTCTGCTGAACCGCGCGCCATGCTTTTGCGGCGCACCGATTTTTCGGCGCTGCCGATGCTCTCTTCCTCAATAATGCCCGTGACGTTGATCGTCCCTTTTCCTTTCGCCGGCAAGGCGGTCACTTCAATTTCAAGAAGCGCGCCGGTGTTCGGGCCGTACACGGCAAGGCCATTGACGACGCCGACCGCCGGGGCGGACGCAATTTTCTTTTCATAGCGCGGGGCCATTTGGCTTGAATGAATGACCCATTCAATGTCTTTATCCAAAATTTTGTCGCGGTTTTCCGTAATGGCAAGACCGGCGGCGATTTGCATCATGTTCACCGCCTCCCGCCCGTTGCGCGCATAGGCAGCAAGCAGGCGAATGCCGCTTTCTGACACGTTCAGGCGGATTTTTTCCGCCGCCTTTTTGGCGATGAGGGCGATCTCATCTTGGTCCAATTCACGGAAAAATACTTCCAGGCAACGAGAGCGAATGGCCGGAGGAATTTCGTTCGGCGTGCGCGTCGTCGCCCCGACAAGACGGAAATCAGCCGGCAGTCCATTTTGGAAAATATCGTGAATATGGCTTGGGATTTGCAGATTTTCTTTGCTGTAATAGGCGCTTTCAAAAAATACTTTCCGGTCCTCAAGCACTTTCAGCAGCTTGTTCATTTGGATCGGATGAAGCTCGCCGATTTCGTCGATGAATAAAACGCCGCCGTGGGCGTTCGTCACCGCCCCTTGCTTCGGCTGGGGAATGCCGGCTTGCCCCATCGCCCCGGCCCCTTGGTAAATCGGGTCGTGCACCGAACCGATGAGCGGATCGGCAATGCCGCGCTCGTCAAAACGCGCCGTCGTCGCGTCAAGCTCCACGAACACCGCATTTTTCTTAAACGGGGAGAGCGGATTTTTTTTCGCTTCCTCAAGCACGAGCCGAGCAGCTGCCGTCTTGCCGACGCCAGGGGGGCCGTAAATGATGACATGCTGCGGGTTGGGGCCGCATAAAGCAGCTTTTAACGCCTTGATGCCGTCTTCCTGACCGACGATATCGTCAAAACTTTTCGGCCGCACTTTTTCCGCCAGCGGCTCGGTGAGCGAAATCGAACGCAGCTTGCGGAGCTGTTCCATCTCTTTGCGCGACTCCTTATCAATCGAAACTTTTTGCACACGTTGCCCTCTTAGCAAATTCCAAAAATAAAGGCCGATGATGACCCCGAAAAACAGCTGGATGACCAGTACGATGTTCGTCCAATCCATGCCCCGATATCCTCCTGCCTTTAGATGGTATGTAGTATGATAGTATCTCCGCGAACGGGCGGGAATAAACAAAAAAAGCGCCGACCGGCGCCAAGGGCATGGGCGGCAAAAAAAGAAACCGCCGAAAAAAGGCGGTTTTCCCATCAGGCAGATGTTTTCCGTTCCAGCTCGATGACGGTGCCGTCATGACGGATCAGCGTCGGCG is a window from the Geobacillus stearothermophilus ATCC 12980 genome containing:
- the lon gene encoding endopeptidase La, whose protein sequence is MEVFGVNGKKKETVVPLLPLRGLLVFPTMVLHLDVGREKSVKALEQAMVEDHMILLTSQKDVAIDEPDMDDLYKMGTIARVKQLLKLPNGTFRVLVEGVARALITEVISEEPYFLVKVEKFADRAAKDLEDEALKRTMLEYFEQYINLSKRLSVDIYASIVDIDEPGRMADIIASHLPLKLEEKQRILETIDVKERLNKIIQILHNEKEVLQLEKKISARVKQSMERTQKEYYLREQMKAIQKELGEKEGKTGEVEELKEKIEAAGMPEHVKQTALKELDRYEKIPATSAESTVIRNYLDWLIALPWSKETEDIHDIKQAEAILNEEHYGLDKVKERVLEFLSVKQLTKSLKGPILCLAGPPGVGKTSLARSIAKALGRRFVRVSLGGVRDESEIRGHRRTYVGAMPGRIIQGMKKAGTINPVFLLDEIDKMSSDFRGDPSAAMLEVLDPEQNHTFSDHYIEEPYDLSKVMFIATANYLAAIPQPLLDRMEVIEIPGYTEVEKLHIAKRHLLPKQLDEHGLKKAALQVRDDAMLAIIRHYTREAGVRELERQLAAICRKAARLIVSGEKKRVVITENNLEEFLGKRKYRYGQAEAEDQIGVATGLAYTAFGGDTLAIEVSLAKGNGKLVLTGKLGDVMKESAQAAFSYVRSRAEELGIDPKFHEMYDIHIHVPEGAVPKDGPSAGITIATALISALTGKPVSRFVGMTGEITLRGRVLAIGGLKEKTLSAHRAGLKTVILPKDNEKDLADIPETVKRDLRFVLVSHLDEVLPHALVGWKR
- the hemC gene encoding hydroxymethylbilane synthase codes for the protein MRNIVVGSRRSKLALTQTKWVINELKQLGAPFTFEVKEIVTKGDRVLDVTLSKVGGKGLFVKEIEHELLAGGIDMAVHSMKDMPAVLPEGLVIGAVPRREDARDVLVSKGNRMLSDLPPGSVIGTSSLRRSAQLLAYRPDLTIKWIRGNIDTRLAKLESEEYDAIVLAAAGLARMGWGDDVISDYLPFDVCVPAVGQGALAVECREDDDELRQWLSRLNDEQTERAVRAERAFLQQMEGGCQVPIAGYAEVKEGTVRLTALVASPDGKEMYKEIVTGADPEAVGRQAAAVLIEQGAKALIERVKQELSQS
- the hemA gene encoding glutamyl-tRNA reductase; the encoded protein is MQIVVVGVDYRTAPVEIREKLAFAEAELGAAMKQLAEQKSVLENVIVSTCNRTEVYAVVDQLHTGRYYMKAFLAEWFGVKVEAIAPYLRVLEGEAAIKHLFRVAAGLDSMVLGETQILGQVKDSYLLAQEVGTSGTIFNHLFKQAVTFAKRAHSETGIGAHAVSVSYAAVELAKKIFGRLAGKHVLIIGAGKMGTLAAQNLYGSGVGKVTVVNRTLEKAKQLAKQFAGEAKPLGELSCALLEADIVISSTGAKGYILTKEMVAPLEKMRKGRPLFMVDIAVPRDLDPALADLETVFLYDIDDLQDVVAANLAERQKAAARIETMIEAELMAFSQWLQTLGVVPVIAALREKALAIQAETMKSLERKLPHLSERDWKVLNKHTKSIINQLLRDPILQAKELAAGPNAEEALLLFMKIFNIEDAVKAERHIEQAKSVQCDEQDAEAVRAARPSWQL
- a CDS encoding LiaI-LiaF-like domain-containing protein yields the protein MKTRTVFAGILFIGLGLYFLAGQLESPLFHFFQGWPALLAICGAALLGQAHSAREYAYLFPGFLLLGFGVELLLASAFSAWPRGVNMFFFLIAFAFFASSRKQKGGAGFGVLFLLLAVVLTFSGRGQPFFHLVQAGLSSVWKFWPLGLIAIGVYLLWTRRK
- a CDS encoding cytochrome C assembly family protein — encoded protein: MVALLYELSILLYIASILFYFIDFLQQNRKANDIAFWLLSIVWLLQTVTFVSRIMETKRFPILTMSEGLYFYAWLLITLSLVINRLLRVDFIVFFTNVLAFFILAIHTFAPSSQSPAVAERLVSELLIIHITLSLGAYAAFTLSFLFSVLYMLQYSLLKKKKWGARLWRMADLSRLDCLSYVLNALGLPMLLLGLILGVIWAYIQIGHFHWYDAKVLGSFVVLLVYGVYFYKRAVRQMQGKAIALWNIGSFLFLLVNFFLFGSLSKFHFWYS
- the lonB gene encoding ATP-dependent protease LonB, which produces MDWTNIVLVIQLFFGVIIGLYFWNLLRGQRVQKVSIDKESRKEMEQLRKLRSISLTEPLAEKVRPKSFDDIVGQEDGIKALKAALCGPNPQHVIIYGPPGVGKTAAARLVLEEAKKNPLSPFKKNAVFVELDATTARFDERGIADPLIGSVHDPIYQGAGAMGQAGIPQPKQGAVTNAHGGVLFIDEIGELHPIQMNKLLKVLEDRKVFFESAYYSKENLQIPSHIHDIFQNGLPADFRLVGATTRTPNEIPPAIRSRCLEVFFRELDQDEIALIAKKAAEKIRLNVSESGIRLLAAYARNGREAVNMMQIAAGLAITENRDKILDKDIEWVIHSSQMAPRYEKKIASAPAVGVVNGLAVYGPNTGALLEIEVTALPAKGKGTINVTGIIEEESIGSAEKSVRRKSMARGSAENVITVLRAMGVPADRYDIHVNFPGGVPVDGPSAGVAIAVGIYSAIYQLPVDHTVAMTGEISIRGCVKPVGGVFAKIKAAKQAGAKKVIIPIENMQSLLGEVSGIQIIAVRRLEEVLVHVFDEEALRRGSVLLPAAMDRSEKKLV
- the yihA gene encoding ribosome biogenesis GTP-binding protein YihA/YsxC, which encodes MNVKKAELVTSAVKPEQYPDGGRPEVALAGRSNVGKSSFINKMINRKNLARTSSKPGKTQTLNFYLINDSFYFVDVPGYGFARVSKQERQKWGNMMETYFTTREVLKAAVLLVDLRHPPTKDDVMMYEFLKHYEIPVIVIATKADKVPRGKHQKHAKIARETLRMADGDPLILFSAETGQGKDEAWAALLPFVSS